The segment GTAAGGAATTCAGAGATACTAAAGTTTTTGTCTGTATTTGAATGATTGGGGACAGCGTTTGCCTATggattaaaacaaataataacgATCATATTTATAGTAAGATAAATGAATCCGTACCgatgaacaattattttctgAAGAAGACATTATGGAATTAAGTCTCTGGTTAAGATCCCGCGATCCATTCCCTGGTGAATTGGATGATTTGCCAATAAcagtttttgaagattttgctCCATCAGTAGTATCTGATGTGGATGAAGTAGAATGGGAGGAAGCTGGGTCGTAATAATTATCTTCACCAGGCAATTTAAGCTCATATTCATCATTAACAGGAGAGGGAGCATCATAATCCGGACTGGGAATGGGTGAGAGGGAGTCTGTCACTGGAGGTGGTGGTGGATTTTGTTCCAAATCTGGAATTTTTTCTCCcaactttctttttaaattgagaagTCGCTTCTCAAAATTGGTATATGCCTTTACagatagaaaattatatataattaatattcataaataaggaAGAACATTTTAAATCCCTTACATTAGCCACAATATTAGCCTCTCCTAAAAGACTCTCGTAATATTTTCCTCCATTCGAGAGCAGCTCAATCACTTTCCTTCTTTTACCCAATTCCTTGTCGATGGCTTTGATGTAGTCCTgcattttattagtacttttctcaaaatctgaTATGAAATCATTTCCATCTTGTCGATCCTTGAGAGTTTGACGAAGGGAATCAATATCCATAATGTTGATCTCAGAATCCTTTAAAGTTTTCAACTTGTAGTCAGTATCATCCTCCAGAGCCTTCATTATCTTAATTTGCGTGCACAATTGAGTTGGCTGTTATTCATGACaggagggaaaaaataaataaacattatataaatgaGACATTTGAGGGTAAATGTAATAtctaaacattttcatttttatgtgaGATGATGATtccatcatcaaaatattttaaattgaagtatgaagcaaaatattttacaaatggaaAGGGTATCAAATTACACACGAGGTCTTATATCTACAATAAACTGAAACAAGTGAGGCACTCTGTataatctcttttttaaataaatagagcGATTAGATTGATGCcaataattacatcataattgaaggggACACCATTTTCGGAGCTCCTAATAGATAGGTATTTGtactatataaaatgaacacatttccaataaatcttgatcaaatggctttaagaataatgaAAGACTCTACACCTGCATTGAATCCTACTTGATATCATTGATAAAtagttatatgtaaatataatcaaaggtATTTGTCCTGAAACCCCCAATGAAATGTCTAATTTGtacgattattattattttttggaccGATTTGGGAAGAGAAAAATATACGTTTCTTTCAATAGTGTAGATAATTCTTATATACACTATGGACATAGgagtgtataaatatataaaacagatttttaatacactttagggtcagatatatataattaaaactagGCCATAGAGGGATAGTTTTTGATAGAGACGTAGAGGCTTAAGTCCTATAGTTTGATGCTCCCATTGCCACATCAAAtagtctacttttttttcttaatgttatttattattattgttataaaacgtTGTTGCTTAGGCCCCCCATCAATGCTGCAGACGTTACGTGTCATATCTGcacatatgaattaatatttctttctctcttttttgtTGGCTAAGGATTACCTGAAAATTATCAATTTCCTCTGTTTCTTTATCCTCAAGTATAATGGCTTTGATGTCATCCAGAAAACTCTCAGAAAAGACATTTCGCTCACTCCAGATGTTGATGCATCTCAGGAGCTTCTCATTAATTTTGTCGTCCCTTAAGTGAGGCATCGCTTCTTTGAGGACGGACTCGAATTTCATGAGGAATTCGGAGTAATTCTTCCTACGACAATGCTGGACGATGTCATTcagtaaataaaacaaagtcaACTTTTGATCCACACGAACTGAAAAGGATTATGAAATACatgcattttaaaaatccattggaaataataaacttaattatataaataaaaaaaataccctttttcacaattttaagCCAACAGCGAGCAATTTTATAGGCAGCCTTTCGATGCTTGATGCACCAAGCGGAATAACTTTGAATGGCCTCTTGGGTATCACGGAGATTGATTAAATCCTTCATAAACTTTGTCTCCTCAAATCCTCCTCCGGAATTCAAGGTAGACGACGACGACGACATTCTCGATCACAAACTTGAATACCCACAATTCAGATTCTTCTTCAGCACTACtactaacaataataatatcatcaatttaattaaacactCAAGAGATCCAGATTCACATCCCCAACTTTGTGCTGGGAAGAGCTGCTTCACTATCATGgaataatactaaataattgtCTCTGTATGTGCCTCTTTTTGGTTCTCGAGTCCCAGAGCCAATCACTCAGCCCCAAAGAAAAACTTTTCTCTACTTGGTCCCCACTACCTCAATCTCTCtccctctttctttcttttctcaGTCAGCTAGCTCAGGACGTTCTTCCATTAGTTACTTTGGATCAACTAAAGAGATCCAAGGAATTAACACAAATTTATTAACGCAACCTACAACATTACTTTagacattaaaaacatatttctaaaaagtaagTACAAAATATCCCAGAGGTGTTCACAAAGGGCCCTTTAAGTTGCAAACTTATGTATCTGTTGgcttgaattacaaaaaaaaacacattatcaAC is part of the Lepeophtheirus salmonis chromosome 7, UVic_Lsal_1.4, whole genome shotgun sequence genome and harbors:
- the LOC121121219 gene encoding uncharacterized protein encodes the protein MSSSSSTLNSGGGFEETKFMKDLINLRDTQEAIQSYSAWCIKHRKAAYKIARCWLKIVKKVRVDQKLTLFYLLNDIVQHCRRKNYSEFLMKFESVLKEAMPHLRDDKINEKLLRCINIWSERNVFSESFLDDIKAIILEDKETEEIDNFQPTQLCTQIKIMKALEDDTDYKLKTLKDSEINIMDIDSLRQTLKDRQDGNDFISDFEKSTNKMQDYIKAIDKELGKRRKVIELLSNGGKYYESLLGEANIVANAYTNFEKRLLNLKRKLGEKIPDLEQNPPPPPVTDSLSPIPSPDYDAPSPVNDEYELKLPGEDNYYDPASSHSTSSTSDTTDGAKSSKTVIGKSSNSPGNGSRDLNQRLNSIMSSSENNCSSANAVPNHSNTDKNFSISEFLTRLAEGKPVGKYNNPPSINGAGYDPLSEKVPTPVEPPLLQNHPIQQPTLSHHQLPLAQPVPMPVQHPLALVVKPPQAMPLAPPHSLSEQTQQTLTAQPPLTHSIPSHGPPLHSDQSSGSSDWWNTPPPPPPPPLPVPAQQDSQSEIWPEPWEEPIPEWKIQPEDDVIESENDLIRPYNNREPILSTSCSYPLKQNSSEIMKNNLISLVSGPSSEVDMDVVVDSDHDDHQDQSGSGSQSLSLQDRLRNLAGIPVTLSSTPEKNEFKSPPLYPSPHQGPNSNSPSWENSKKIRSNNFNHFHRGNRGSPYRGRGGRGFNSSFDRDHGSGFDRGRGNQRGFRGGRW